The following are encoded together in the Desulfococcus multivorans genome:
- a CDS encoding YcaO-like family protein has product MTDKLVLNDVFKQSTHDLDKTLPPEETVRRFKDRIAQLNLHILDEVVRIDNGRLGIPVYMSYCGPDAETVTGTRKQMGKGATPEQAEASAVMELGERFSFFSYYHNPGNFIIDTCENLKDRALSFKAVARSVHDTSEDRDQARKIFESLPLRWARGYSLTEDKPILIPFDWFFTINEFNGACAGNCVEEALNQGICEVVERHVSSVVSRGRLNVPGIQPDSVSDPVVREMIEKFKRAGVRIHLSDFSLDTGIPTVGVLAWDPETFPEKSEIVWTAGTTPNPQKALCRALSETAQLGGDFNSGSNFLASGLPKFTDIDEARYITRPEATLTIDALPDLSHNNLKIEILNLLSALSRHDMNVLAVDVTHEKLGIPAFYTIIPGAHFRERAEGGSVGMFCAKLIAEKNPAPVAIMTLMEVEHRLPDKYYIQFYLGTAYLEMGETETALTCFQKSLDLNPEPQDVPSIYSFMGVCLKDLERYQDALTVLEKGIRRDPTRTDLYNLKGFCHFKLKQHEQAIESFKAVLRIDPGSAIDYANIAVNYRDMGNTEQAIFYFQMALSLDSSIDFARDGLEKLLSGTKHSQ; this is encoded by the coding sequence ATGACCGATAAACTTGTATTAAACGACGTCTTCAAGCAGTCAACCCATGACCTGGATAAAACGCTGCCGCCGGAAGAAACCGTAAGGCGGTTCAAGGACAGGATAGCACAACTGAATCTTCACATCCTGGATGAGGTCGTTCGCATCGACAACGGCCGCCTGGGGATTCCGGTCTACATGAGCTACTGCGGTCCCGACGCCGAAACGGTCACCGGCACTCGAAAACAAATGGGAAAGGGGGCGACGCCCGAGCAGGCCGAGGCCAGCGCGGTGATGGAACTTGGCGAGCGGTTCAGCTTCTTCAGCTACTATCACAACCCTGGGAATTTCATCATCGATACCTGCGAGAATCTCAAGGATCGCGCCCTTTCATTCAAAGCGGTGGCGCGCTCCGTCCACGACACCTCCGAGGATCGAGACCAGGCCCGGAAAATCTTCGAGTCGCTCCCCCTCCGGTGGGCCCGGGGTTACAGCCTCACCGAGGACAAACCGATCCTCATCCCCTTTGACTGGTTTTTCACCATCAACGAATTCAACGGCGCCTGCGCGGGAAACTGCGTGGAGGAAGCCCTCAACCAGGGGATCTGCGAGGTGGTGGAGCGTCATGTTTCATCGGTGGTGAGCCGGGGTCGTCTCAACGTCCCCGGTATTCAGCCCGATTCCGTATCCGACCCGGTCGTCCGGGAGATGATCGAAAAGTTCAAACGAGCCGGAGTTCGGATCCATCTTTCGGATTTCAGCCTCGACACGGGCATCCCCACTGTGGGAGTCCTGGCCTGGGATCCCGAAACCTTCCCGGAAAAAAGCGAGATCGTCTGGACCGCCGGGACTACGCCCAATCCCCAGAAGGCCCTGTGTCGGGCGCTGAGCGAAACCGCTCAGCTGGGGGGAGACTTCAATTCGGGATCCAATTTTCTGGCGAGCGGGCTGCCCAAGTTCACGGACATCGACGAGGCCCGGTACATTACCCGACCGGAGGCGACGCTTACCATCGACGCACTTCCCGACCTCTCCCACAACAACCTCAAAATCGAGATTCTGAACCTTCTCTCAGCGCTTTCCCGTCACGATATGAACGTCCTCGCCGTCGACGTCACCCATGAAAAACTGGGAATCCCGGCTTTCTACACCATTATCCCCGGCGCCCATTTCAGAGAGCGGGCCGAAGGGGGAAGTGTCGGAATGTTCTGCGCGAAGCTCATCGCCGAAAAGAACCCCGCGCCGGTGGCGATCATGACCCTCATGGAGGTCGAACACCGGCTCCCGGACAAATACTACATTCAGTTCTATCTTGGAACCGCCTATCTCGAGATGGGTGAAACCGAAACCGCACTGACCTGTTTTCAGAAGTCTCTCGACTTGAATCCCGAACCACAGGATGTCCCCAGCATCTACTCTTTCATGGGGGTGTGTCTGAAAGATCTTGAACGTTATCAGGACGCGCTGACCGTTCTGGAAAAGGGAATTCGACGCGATCCGACGCGCACCGACCTTTACAATCTCAAGGGCTTCTGCCATTTCAAGCTGAAACAGCACGAACAGGCCATCGAAAGCTTCAAGGCGGTCTTGCGTATCGACCCCGGCTCCGCCATCGATTATGCCAACATCGCCGTCAACTATCGGGATATGGGGAATACGGAACAGGCGATCTTCTATTTTCAGATGGCCCTTTCTCTTGATTCGTCCATCGACTTTGCCAGAGACGGTCTGGAAAAACTGCTGTCCGGGACAAAGCATAGCCAATGA
- a CDS encoding protein kinase domain-containing protein: MIGQQIGPYNILSLLGQGDIGMVYQAVHSKTEQLVAIKVLSRELCANLAMRDRILHQANRQAGLFHPNVVNVLKYLKDNQGIYLVTEYIQGESLEKRLNQTGSLNLSESLRITLKILNAMAFMNKRGIYHRHLKPADILIIGDGNIKVKNFGITKVFGEKGISLMGMRLESLWYMSPEQLRGETVDAASDIYSLGITLYQMLTGQVPFHGKSRFEVIKAHMEEVPHDPGAITPTLPRGLCRLIMKTLSKNPGDRFQSAEELSIALLEFSDDGESGVDMLSGKPFSNQDDPLSERKSIDGENDVVSIEQRREARLFLGRFERKSFYLLMGTGIVLIGILLRLLFFGDSRKQDSRGYSTPEISSPADRIHTADPLPVTMDDETELPDASPLQKAAPESPPAEKNRDHTATSSLPRESFVPEETEGRSPSPASPILNSEPDAPSETTPMKSIESETSKRPGNTHHTADGPLEKKSPASEALKRPDNTHHTTDEPLEKKSPANEALKRPGNTHQTTDGPLEETSSASEVDSKARTGQAENRRPGKETAEPPEGVNDGWHIIK; encoded by the coding sequence ATGATTGGTCAACAAATCGGCCCCTATAATATTCTCAGTCTCCTTGGTCAGGGTGATATCGGAATGGTTTACCAAGCCGTTCATTCCAAAACCGAGCAACTGGTCGCCATCAAGGTGCTCTCACGCGAATTGTGCGCGAACCTGGCCATGCGGGACCGGATTCTGCACCAGGCCAATCGACAAGCCGGCCTGTTTCATCCCAACGTCGTCAATGTCCTGAAATACCTGAAAGACAACCAGGGGATCTATCTGGTCACTGAATATATCCAGGGGGAGAGCCTGGAAAAACGGCTCAACCAGACGGGCTCCCTGAACCTGTCGGAATCCCTCCGGATAACGTTGAAGATCTTGAACGCCATGGCTTTCATGAACAAGCGCGGCATCTATCACCGACATTTAAAGCCGGCCGACATCCTGATCATCGGAGACGGAAACATCAAAGTGAAGAACTTCGGGATCACCAAGGTCTTCGGGGAAAAAGGAATCTCCCTGATGGGGATGCGTCTGGAATCGCTGTGGTACATGTCTCCTGAGCAGCTCCGAGGTGAAACGGTCGATGCTGCATCGGACATCTATTCTTTAGGCATTACGCTGTATCAGATGCTCACGGGACAGGTGCCCTTCCACGGCAAATCGCGGTTCGAGGTCATCAAAGCGCATATGGAGGAGGTCCCGCACGACCCTGGGGCCATTACGCCAACCCTCCCGAGGGGCCTCTGCCGCCTCATCATGAAAACCCTCTCTAAAAATCCCGGGGACAGATTTCAATCCGCGGAAGAACTCTCGATCGCCTTGCTGGAGTTCAGCGATGACGGCGAGAGTGGCGTCGACATGCTTTCCGGCAAGCCGTTTTCGAATCAAGATGATCCACTTTCAGAGCGGAAATCAATCGACGGAGAAAATGACGTTGTCTCCATCGAACAAAGAAGGGAAGCCCGTCTTTTCCTGGGGCGTTTCGAGCGGAAAAGTTTCTACCTCCTCATGGGAACGGGAATTGTTCTGATCGGAATCCTACTCCGTCTTCTCTTCTTTGGGGATTCCCGGAAGCAAGACTCGCGCGGCTACAGCACTCCAGAGATCTCCTCGCCTGCCGACCGGATCCATACCGCCGATCCTTTGCCCGTGACAATGGATGACGAGACAGAGCTGCCTGATGCATCGCCGCTTCAAAAGGCAGCCCCGGAAAGTCCTCCAGCGGAAAAGAACCGGGATCATACGGCAACATCCTCCCTCCCGCGGGAATCGTTCGTTCCCGAGGAAACTGAGGGTCGGTCACCATCTCCAGCTTCACCCATACTGAATTCAGAGCCGGACGCCCCTTCGGAGACGACACCGATGAAAAGCATCGAAAGCGAAACGTCGAAACGACCCGGCAACACGCACCACACGGCCGATGGACCCCTGGAAAAGAAGTCGCCGGCAAGCGAAGCGCTGAAACGACCCGACAACACGCACCACACGACCGACGAACCCCTGGAAAAAAAGTCGCCGGCAAACGAAGCGCTGAAACGACCCGGCAACACGCACCAGACGACCGACGGACCCCTGGAAGAAACGTCGTCGGCAAGCGAAGTCGATTCGAAGGCAAGAACCGGGCAAGCCGAAAATAGAAGACCCGGCAAGGAAACTGCTGAACCCCCTGAAGGAGTAAATGACGGATGGCACATCATCAAATAA
- a CDS encoding potassium channel family protein — protein sequence MKTMTTQLALLMQLSRRKSNMRLLIRFSMVLILFFALYTVLFHVLMLYEGRRYSWITGLYWTLTTMSTLGFGDITFSSDIGKFFSVVVLLSGIIFLLIILPFTFIQFFYAPWLDEQNKARAPRAVAESLSGHLIFTYFDAVAVNLIQKLGQYGINYVILTAELQKALDLHDQGYAVVVGDLDDPQTYHRLNIDRAAMVIVLNDDVASTNIIFTIREANANVVTVTNADADDSLDILEMAGSTHVLQFTKMLGQALARRVHGVSMKANVVGRFDQLLIAEAPVMRTWLQGKSLAESRLREVTGVTVVGIWEEGQFRIPGPQSLIGESTVLVLAGTEAQLDRFDRSIGGGREKQLNSGPVVVLGGGRVGMAVANTLKARDIDYRVVEKKTGIAAQDPHFIQGSAADLETLVKASIHETPSVIITTHDDNLNIYLTIYCRRLRPDVQIISRASLDRNINTLHRAGANLVMSYSSLVTATILNLLHPQKILMLSEGLNVFRTALNPKLENKALLDIQVRENTQCSVVAVKRGEDLIINPDPTIILEPGDELLLIGLAESEKKFIEKYPAPASTSPEP from the coding sequence ATGAAGACCATGACCACTCAGCTGGCTTTACTGATGCAGCTCAGCCGGCGAAAAAGCAACATGCGTCTACTGATCCGGTTCTCCATGGTGCTGATTCTTTTTTTCGCTCTTTACACCGTTCTGTTCCACGTGCTCATGCTTTACGAGGGACGTCGGTATTCCTGGATAACCGGTCTGTATTGGACCCTGACAACCATGTCGACCCTGGGGTTCGGCGACATCACCTTCAGCAGTGACATCGGTAAATTCTTTTCTGTCGTGGTGCTGCTGAGCGGGATTATTTTTCTTCTCATCATACTGCCCTTTACCTTCATCCAGTTTTTTTACGCCCCATGGCTGGATGAACAAAACAAAGCGCGCGCGCCGCGAGCGGTGGCCGAGAGCCTTTCCGGTCATTTAATCTTCACTTATTTTGATGCCGTCGCCGTAAACTTGATTCAGAAGCTCGGCCAATACGGCATCAACTACGTCATTCTGACCGCCGAGCTTCAGAAAGCACTCGATCTCCACGACCAAGGGTACGCGGTGGTGGTGGGGGACCTCGATGATCCTCAGACTTACCACCGTCTCAATATCGACCGCGCCGCAATGGTGATCGTGCTGAACGACGACGTCGCCAGCACCAACATCATTTTCACCATCCGGGAAGCGAACGCCAACGTGGTCACCGTGACCAACGCCGACGCGGACGACTCCCTGGATATCCTGGAGATGGCCGGCAGCACCCATGTTCTTCAGTTCACCAAAATGTTGGGGCAGGCCCTGGCTCGTCGCGTCCACGGGGTGAGCATGAAAGCCAATGTCGTCGGCAGATTCGATCAGCTGCTCATCGCGGAAGCGCCGGTCATGCGAACATGGTTACAGGGAAAAAGCCTGGCTGAAAGCCGTCTTCGAGAGGTGACGGGGGTGACGGTGGTGGGCATCTGGGAAGAAGGGCAATTCCGTATCCCGGGCCCTCAGTCCCTCATCGGGGAATCGACGGTGTTGGTGCTGGCCGGGACCGAAGCGCAACTGGATCGGTTTGACAGATCCATCGGCGGCGGCCGGGAGAAACAACTCAACTCGGGACCTGTAGTGGTGCTGGGCGGCGGACGTGTCGGCATGGCAGTGGCAAATACGCTGAAAGCCAGGGACATCGACTACCGGGTCGTAGAAAAGAAAACCGGCATCGCCGCCCAGGACCCCCACTTCATCCAGGGAAGCGCCGCCGACCTGGAAACCCTGGTCAAGGCAAGCATTCATGAAACCCCTTCGGTGATCATCACCACCCATGACGACAACCTGAACATCTACCTGACCATCTATTGCCGACGGCTTCGCCCGGATGTTCAGATCATCAGCCGCGCCAGCCTGGATCGGAACATCAACACCCTTCACCGGGCCGGCGCCAACCTGGTAATGTCTTACAGTTCCCTGGTCACCGCCACCATTCTGAACCTGCTGCATCCGCAAAAGATTCTGATGCTGTCCGAGGGCCTCAACGTATTTCGAACCGCCCTGAACCCGAAACTGGAGAACAAGGCTCTTTTGGACATTCAGGTCCGAGAGAACACCCAATGCAGTGTTGTGGCCGTGAAACGAGGGGAAGATCTGATCATCAACCCCGACCCCACCATCATTCTCGAGCCCGGCGACGAACTTCTGTTGATTGGTCTGGCCGAATCCGAAAAAAAGTTTATCGAAAAATATCCAGCCCCTGCCTCGACCAGCCCCGAACCATAG
- the hisA gene encoding 1-(5-phosphoribosyl)-5-[(5-phosphoribosylamino)methylideneamino]imidazole-4-carboxamide isomerase, giving the protein MIIIPAIDIKNGKCVRLRQGRMDSETVFGEDPAAMALRWEADGAEMIHVVDLDGAVEKKPRNLVSIKRILDAVKIPIQVGGGIRDIETIEMYLSVGIRRIIIGTEAIRNPALVEEACRNHPGRIVVGIDAREGLVAIEGWTETTRIRAVELARRFEQSGVAAINFTDIHRDGMQTGPNLEATRELAESVSIPVVASGGVSTLRDIRNLMPLEPFGVIGVITGKALYAGTLNLKEAIDLTR; this is encoded by the coding sequence ATGATAATTATACCGGCGATAGATATCAAAAACGGCAAGTGTGTTCGCCTCCGGCAAGGTCGGATGGACAGCGAGACGGTCTTCGGAGAGGATCCTGCGGCCATGGCACTGAGATGGGAAGCCGACGGTGCTGAAATGATTCATGTCGTCGATCTGGACGGCGCGGTCGAAAAGAAGCCTCGAAATCTGGTCTCCATCAAGCGAATTTTAGACGCTGTAAAGATTCCGATACAGGTCGGCGGCGGTATTCGAGATATCGAAACCATCGAGATGTATCTGTCGGTGGGCATTCGGCGTATCATCATCGGCACTGAGGCTATTCGAAACCCGGCCCTCGTAGAGGAGGCGTGTCGAAACCATCCGGGCCGAATCGTGGTCGGCATCGATGCCAGAGAGGGCCTGGTGGCCATCGAGGGCTGGACCGAAACCACCCGGATCCGGGCGGTCGAGTTGGCTCGACGCTTTGAACAGAGCGGTGTTGCCGCCATCAATTTTACCGACATCCACCGGGACGGCATGCAGACCGGTCCCAACCTGGAGGCCACTCGGGAGCTGGCCGAATCGGTTTCCATACCGGTGGTGGCATCGGGCGGGGTTTCCACCCTCAGGGATATACGCAATCTGATGCCTCTCGAACCGTTCGGAGTGATCGGCGTGATCACGGGCAAGGCTCTCTATGCGGGAACCCTGAACTTGAAGGAAGCCATTGATCTCACCCGATGA
- the rpoD gene encoding RNA polymerase sigma factor RpoD: MAMKSTVNGENAEDKAALKALIAKGKEQGYLTYDEINAVLPDEALSPDQLDETMVLFNDLDIDILGDKKQPMSNATKVKKNRDKASLDTDTSVSEFGTVTDPVKMYLREMGMVTLLSREEEVEIAKKIETGEQEVLRALLDTTVGVDSILELGNEIESGTLRPRHVLRDLDEGDTCVDEELQCKNFLSTIQSIREVDNENRAYREQLFSSAPDPDEQRRIRRNISRRNGKIFDYLKEWRLESSVIDNIETAIKEDIRWFTFMQGELVKCAESLGISVAEIRKGLEDKSVLAEDVRRKGVPDVAEIDVLIDKLQTIQDKIDAREFELKANCKALKRTMSNVEEGRQRAKDAKAELIRANLRLVVSIAKKYTNRGLQFLDLIQEGNIGLMKAVDKFEYRRGYKFSTYATWWIRQAITRAIADQARTIRIPVHMIETINKLIRTSRYLVQELGREPTPEEIAEKMEISLEKVRKVLKIAREPISLETPIGEEEDSHLGDFIEDKKFMLPSDAAVSLNLSEQTRKVLATLTPREEKVLRMRFGIGEKADHTLEEVGQDFAVTRERIRQIEAKALRKLRHPTRSRKLKSFIDY; encoded by the coding sequence ATGGCTATGAAATCCACTGTAAATGGGGAAAATGCGGAAGACAAAGCCGCATTGAAAGCTCTCATTGCAAAGGGAAAAGAGCAGGGATACCTGACTTATGACGAGATCAACGCCGTCCTTCCCGATGAGGCATTATCCCCGGATCAGCTCGATGAAACCATGGTCCTTTTCAACGACCTGGACATTGACATCCTCGGCGACAAAAAACAGCCGATGTCCAATGCGACCAAGGTGAAAAAGAATCGGGACAAGGCGAGCCTCGATACGGATACGTCTGTATCGGAATTCGGTACGGTGACCGATCCGGTCAAGATGTATCTTCGGGAGATGGGGATGGTTACGCTCCTCAGCCGAGAAGAAGAAGTCGAAATTGCCAAGAAAATCGAGACCGGAGAACAGGAGGTGCTGAGGGCCCTTTTGGATACGACCGTTGGGGTCGACTCTATTCTGGAGTTGGGAAACGAGATCGAATCCGGAACCCTTCGGCCCCGCCACGTCCTTCGGGATCTGGATGAAGGCGATACCTGTGTCGATGAAGAACTGCAGTGCAAAAACTTTCTGAGCACCATACAGTCCATTCGCGAGGTGGACAACGAGAACAGGGCTTATCGTGAGCAGCTTTTTTCCTCAGCACCGGACCCCGACGAACAGCGGCGCATCCGAAGGAATATTTCACGCAGAAACGGTAAGATCTTTGATTATCTCAAGGAATGGCGCTTGGAGAGCAGCGTGATCGACAACATCGAGACGGCAATCAAAGAGGATATCCGGTGGTTCACCTTTATGCAGGGGGAACTCGTGAAATGCGCCGAAAGCCTCGGTATCTCAGTGGCAGAGATCCGCAAGGGGCTTGAGGACAAGTCGGTGCTCGCCGAGGATGTTCGACGGAAAGGCGTGCCGGATGTCGCCGAGATCGACGTGCTGATAGACAAACTCCAAACGATCCAGGATAAGATCGATGCCCGGGAGTTTGAACTCAAAGCCAATTGCAAAGCCTTGAAGCGGACCATGTCCAATGTCGAGGAAGGGCGCCAGAGGGCCAAGGATGCCAAAGCCGAACTGATTCGTGCCAATCTACGGCTCGTGGTGAGCATCGCCAAAAAATATACGAATCGAGGACTGCAGTTCCTGGATCTGATTCAGGAGGGAAATATCGGCCTGATGAAGGCGGTGGATAAATTTGAATACCGGAGAGGGTACAAATTCAGCACCTATGCCACGTGGTGGATCCGCCAGGCCATTACGCGAGCCATCGCGGATCAGGCCCGGACCATACGGATACCGGTTCACATGATTGAAACCATCAACAAGCTCATCAGGACGTCCCGATATCTGGTCCAGGAACTGGGGCGGGAGCCGACGCCTGAAGAAATCGCCGAAAAGATGGAAATTTCACTCGAAAAGGTGCGTAAGGTTTTGAAGATCGCCCGGGAACCCATTTCTCTCGAGACACCCATCGGCGAGGAGGAAGACAGCCATCTGGGAGATTTCATCGAGGACAAGAAATTCATGCTGCCTTCGGACGCGGCGGTCAGCCTCAACCTTTCGGAGCAGACGCGGAAGGTGCTTGCCACACTGACGCCTCGAGAGGAAAAAGTCCTCCGGATGCGCTTTGGTATCGGGGAAAAGGCCGATCATACTCTGGAGGAGGTCGGACAGGATTTTGCCGTTACCCGCGAACGCATTCGGCAAATCGAAGCCAAGGCTCTCAGAAAATTGAGGCACCCGACCCGAAGCCGGAAGTTGAAGAGTTTTATCGATTATTGA
- the dnaG gene encoding DNA primase, with product MDRIPEKTISEIRAVSDIVSVISEVVLLKRAGKNYVGLCPFHSEKTPSFTVNSDKQIFYCFGCGAGGSVFTFLMKHEGLSFPEAVRMLGRRHGIAVSDNDLSPEEQRRIREREGIFDINEQATAFFRRMLVEDPVGCRALDYLRKRGMSMETIDRFSLGYAPEGWDALTRFFADRRISDMLLKQSGLVIAKKNGPGHYDRFRNRIVFPIAGTASRVVGFGARVMDDSLPKYLNSPETAVFNKRRSLYGLEAARSGCREKGTVYVVEGYFDVLALSQAGVPNVVATLGTALSSEHVRILKGYVREIILVYDSDQAGMRAAFKSVEIFRRENMDARILVLPEGHDPDSFIRKFGRDAFEAAAQSARNMMDFMMEETIRKHGLSVEGKIRVIEEMRQPFSAVSDSMARSLYIRNLAERVGVDEAVVAGRIGRPASGRDSRRENDPRGAYVAEGSDYQDSIGFEGRHARIERKIVTVMLQFPDLLAEIDRRRILDDFEDERLKSIGRHLLANYKSGGEHHISNFIEKLDEAERAIAINLAMEGDVWDRGGCLRLLTQFESGRKRQTDNLLHKIEAARRNNNQALLLELLKEKQNRARKRQTIN from the coding sequence GTGGATCGTATTCCCGAGAAGACCATTTCAGAAATCAGGGCTGTTTCGGATATCGTTTCCGTGATATCGGAAGTGGTTCTGCTGAAAAGAGCCGGGAAGAACTATGTAGGGTTGTGCCCCTTCCATTCCGAGAAAACTCCTTCGTTTACCGTGAACTCCGACAAACAGATCTTCTACTGTTTCGGGTGTGGCGCCGGTGGAAGTGTCTTCACGTTTCTGATGAAACATGAGGGACTCTCTTTTCCCGAAGCGGTGCGGATGCTGGGGCGCCGACACGGCATCGCCGTGTCGGATAACGACCTCTCTCCGGAAGAGCAGCGGCGTATACGCGAACGCGAAGGGATCTTCGATATCAATGAACAGGCAACGGCATTTTTCAGGCGGATGCTTGTGGAAGATCCTGTGGGCTGTCGGGCCTTGGACTATCTGAGAAAACGGGGGATGAGCATGGAAACGATCGACCGGTTTTCATTGGGGTATGCCCCCGAGGGATGGGATGCCCTGACGCGGTTTTTCGCAGATCGGCGCATTTCGGACATGTTGCTGAAACAGTCCGGCCTGGTGATCGCCAAAAAAAACGGTCCCGGACATTACGACCGGTTCAGGAATCGCATCGTTTTTCCCATCGCGGGAACCGCTTCCCGGGTTGTTGGATTCGGTGCCCGGGTAATGGACGATTCCCTGCCGAAATACTTGAATTCTCCCGAAACAGCCGTCTTCAACAAACGACGAAGCCTTTACGGTCTGGAGGCGGCCAGATCCGGGTGCCGGGAAAAGGGCACCGTTTACGTCGTCGAAGGATATTTCGATGTTCTGGCGCTTTCGCAGGCGGGAGTTCCCAATGTCGTGGCGACACTGGGAACCGCCCTCTCGTCCGAGCACGTCAGAATTCTGAAGGGATATGTCCGCGAGATAATTCTGGTATACGATTCGGATCAGGCGGGAATGCGTGCGGCCTTCAAAAGCGTTGAAATATTTCGCCGGGAGAATATGGATGCACGGATTCTGGTTTTGCCGGAAGGCCACGATCCGGATTCATTCATCCGCAAATTCGGCAGGGACGCTTTCGAAGCGGCGGCCCAATCCGCACGAAACATGATGGACTTCATGATGGAAGAGACAATCCGTAAGCACGGCCTTTCAGTGGAAGGAAAAATTCGCGTTATCGAAGAGATGCGGCAGCCGTTTTCCGCTGTTTCGGATTCGATGGCCAGATCCCTTTACATTCGGAATCTGGCCGAGCGAGTCGGCGTTGACGAGGCCGTCGTGGCCGGCCGAATAGGCAGGCCGGCGTCCGGTCGAGATTCGCGGCGAGAGAACGACCCGAGGGGAGCGTATGTTGCCGAAGGCTCGGATTATCAGGATTCGATCGGGTTTGAGGGGCGGCATGCCAGGATCGAGAGAAAGATCGTTACCGTGATGCTCCAGTTTCCGGATCTTCTGGCGGAGATCGATCGTCGCCGCATTCTCGATGATTTCGAAGATGAACGACTGAAATCCATCGGCCGACATCTTCTCGCCAACTACAAATCGGGTGGAGAACATCACATCTCCAATTTTATCGAAAAATTGGATGAAGCGGAGAGGGCGATTGCAATCAACCTGGCGATGGAAGGGGATGTGTGGGATCGAGGCGGATGTCTTCGATTGCTGACGCAATTCGAATCCGGCCGAAAGCGGCAGACGGATAATTTATTACATAAAATAGAAGCCGCACGCCGAAACAACAACCAGGCCCTGCTCTTGGAGCTTCTGAAAGAAAAACAGAACCGAGCCAGGAAGCGGCAGACGATAAACTGA